One window of Anaerolineales bacterium genomic DNA carries:
- a CDS encoding metal-dependent hydrolase — protein sequence MRLPGHIAGAWITSKFVIDNLDIPSSQERNSLSLFSAVAGSMPDWDYLWYMVRKKGIKYDSDFRHHTWITHTFPFYWMISGLIYFFGILFKKPSLKNQAIVFGVATSTHLAQDMIGSGDGIMALYPFSKNMYGVGLSGLHGKEWNDNYVKSPYYLIEIGLVVVACTTFIFSLFRKRK from the coding sequence ATGAGACTCCCTGGTCATATCGCTGGTGCTTGGATTACATCAAAATTTGTTATAGATAATTTAGACATACCTTCATCCCAAGAGCGAAATAGTTTATCTCTATTCAGTGCTGTGGCTGGATCAATGCCTGATTGGGATTATTTATGGTACATGGTTAGAAAAAAAGGGATTAAATACGACAGCGATTTTCGCCACCACACTTGGATTACTCATACATTTCCTTTTTACTGGATGATTTCAGGATTAATTTATTTCTTTGGAATTTTATTTAAAAAACCATCTCTTAAGAATCAAGCCATTGTTTTTGGAGTTGCCACATCAACACATTTAGCGCAAGACATGATTGGTAGCGGTGATGGAATTATGGCACTATATCCATTTTCAAAGAATATGTATGGAGTTGGGCTTTCTGGACTTCATGGTAAAGAATGGAATGACAATTACGTTAAGAGTCCTTATTACTTAATAGAAATCGGTTTAGTTGTCGTTGCTTGCACCACTTTTATTTTCAGCCTATTCCGAAAGAGAAAATAA